One region of Methanobacterium sp. genomic DNA includes:
- a CDS encoding 3H domain-containing protein produces MARKPYVILIGSASGIGKSTIASELAKTLGIKHLIETDFIREIVRGIIGPEFAPALHKSSFDAYVTIRDKERYGEDAESLISAGFEEHASFVIPAIEKVIRRAIDDYDDIVIEGVHLVPGLINAKQFETDASIHFFVLTSDEEIHMERFVKRAMKIKRGGKHLEYFNENRVINDVLVESAKEHGVNVINNLDIDSTVKRMLTVIRRLCRSVVLSNTVEDIGSVTETILKYGGRVVDISYYLRGFREPVKRKVNIFDPHDVKRFLNSIATNPDRKKDLEELYKLSDNIHGIELCAPDEESLEKMIKELDKKGFLVKENKSSD; encoded by the coding sequence ATGGCAAGAAAACCTTATGTAATTTTAATAGGAAGTGCTTCAGGAATTGGAAAGTCAACAATAGCTTCAGAACTGGCAAAAACGTTAGGAATCAAACATTTAATAGAAACTGATTTTATAAGAGAAATAGTAAGGGGAATAATAGGACCTGAATTTGCTCCAGCACTACATAAATCCTCTTTCGATGCCTATGTTACTATAAGAGACAAGGAAAGGTATGGTGAAGACGCTGAAAGTCTTATAAGTGCAGGGTTTGAAGAACATGCTTCTTTTGTAATTCCTGCTATTGAAAAAGTTATCAGAAGGGCAATTGATGATTATGATGATATAGTAATTGAAGGGGTTCACCTTGTTCCAGGCCTCATTAATGCAAAACAGTTTGAAACAGATGCTTCAATTCATTTTTTTGTACTTACATCTGATGAAGAAATTCATATGGAAAGATTCGTTAAAAGGGCCATGAAAATAAAGCGCGGAGGTAAGCATCTGGAATATTTCAATGAAAATCGGGTGATAAACGATGTTTTAGTTGAAAGTGCTAAAGAACATGGTGTAAACGTTATAAACAATTTGGATATTGACAGTACAGTTAAAAGAATGCTTACTGTAATCCGAAGGTTATGCAGATCTGTAGTGTTGAGTAACACTGTTGAAGACATTGGTTCAGTAACAGAGACCATACTGAAATATGGGGGCAGGGTGGTAGATATTTCTTATTATCTACGCGGTTTCAGGGAACCTGTAAAAAGAAAGGTAAATATATTTGACCCACATGATGTTAAACGTTTTTTAAATTCCATAGCCACAAATCCAGATAGAAAAAAGGACCTTGAGGAGCTTTATAAATTATCTGATAATATTCATGGGATAGAATTATGTGCTCCTGATGAAGAAAGTCTGGAGAAAATGATAAAAGAACTTGATAAGAAAGGTTTTTTAGTTAAAGAGAATAAGAGTTCTGATTAA
- a CDS encoding ZPR1 zinc finger domain-containing protein, which translates to MKIDCPVCRCKNSMILITKTENIPYFGKIMESTARCHECGYRHSDVMCLDQKEPVKFILNVNKSNLNARVIKSQSATVSIPELGLKVEPGPGSQGYVSNIEGVLNRFHDAVKKALNLAEDEQSRENAFNILKEIEKIKNGENTATILIEDPFGHSMIIHEDASKRELTPEEIKKLKTGFIIFENGNI; encoded by the coding sequence ATGAAAATAGACTGTCCAGTCTGCAGGTGCAAAAATTCGATGATACTTATAACAAAAACTGAAAACATTCCATATTTTGGGAAAATAATGGAATCAACCGCCAGATGTCATGAATGTGGATACAGACATTCTGATGTAATGTGTCTGGACCAGAAAGAACCTGTTAAATTCATTTTAAATGTGAATAAATCTAATTTGAATGCAAGAGTTATAAAATCTCAATCTGCAACTGTAAGCATACCAGAACTGGGTTTAAAAGTAGAGCCAGGCCCAGGATCACAGGGATATGTGTCAAATATTGAAGGCGTATTGAATAGGTTCCATGATGCAGTTAAAAAGGCCTTAAATCTTGCTGAAGATGAACAATCCCGGGAAAATGCATTTAACATCCTGAAAGAAATTGAAAAAATTAAAAATGGAGAAAATACAGCTACAATACTAATTGAAGATCCATTCGGACACAGTATGATAATTCATGAGGATGCCTCCAAAAGGGAATTAACTCCGGAGGAGATTAAAAAGTTAAAAACTGGTTTTATAATATTTGAAAATGGGAACATTTAA